The Microcoleus sp. AS-A8 DNA window TCTCACGATCTATTGACAGCTGGTTTTCCATGTCAGCCATTCAGCAGTGCTGGTAAGAAAAAAGGAGTCCGCGATCCCCGCGGTAATCTTTTTGAAGTTATTGTAGATGTCTTGCACAGACACAAGCCCAGTTTTTTTATCTTAGAAAATGTAAAACGCTTGCTGTCGATGGAGGAAGGAACTCACTTTGCTAAGATACTAAGCAGATTAGCAAGCTTGGACTACACCATTGAGTGGCGTTTAGTCAACGCCCTGCATTTCGGTTTACCCCAAAATCGCCAACGAGTGGTCATAGTCGGAGCTTTAGATAGCGATACACAGGAAGATGTTCCAAGTATACGATTAGCCTCAAGTCAGAATCTTTCCGAGTTACCAGAATCAAGCATTAAAACTCTCACTCATTTTGAAAATTGGGCAGACATAGAAGCACACAACAAAAGATTTCCAACTTGGGGGATCGCTAAAGCAGGCCAATTTTTTGGCTTTGATTTGGCTCAGTTTTTTAATGCCATGCCAATAGTTCCTTTACGGACAGTGCTTGAGTCTAATGTAGACACTCAATTTGATTTTACTGAATCAACCTTACAACGCTTAAAAGATAGTACCTCAGTCAATGATTTCGTCCAAGGAGTACAAATTCTCTACAATCAAGTTGGGGGAGCGCGGATGGGTTACACAGTATTTGGTATTGATGGCGTTGCACCAACTCTCACCTCCACAACGAGTCGGCACTACGAACGTTATAAAATTGGCCATCAGTATCGCCGCCTTACGAATGTAGAATATGCTCGTATCCAAGGTTTTCCAGACGAACACTGTGCAGGGATATCTATCTACGATCAATATCCTCTTTTCGGGAATGCAGTACCACCTCCTCTGGTTGGATGGGTGATGGATTGCGTATTGCAGAATAGATTAGCAGTGATGACGACGCCTAAATTTGAACAATTATCACTCTTCTCCATACCTAATGCTTTCTAAGGAAGAATTGCGCTCACGGTTACGTGAATCTATTGATACCACGATTTATGAAGTCAATCGTGCACTGAGAGGAGAAAACCTTGAACAACTTGAAGAAGTCTTAATCCGCATTGGACGAGGTGGACGGATTCCGCATTGGTACGAGCAGCTCGAAACCCAGCAAACACTACCAAATCTGGATGGCAAGACAGTTGGTAGCGTTATGGAGATGTTGTTAGTCGCAGTACTCGAAAAAATTATATTTCAAGGTCTTGAAATACCTCCTTTACGGGTTAATCCAGCACGAGGAGTTGACCTACCTGATTTGGATGTTGGTATTAAATCCCCTTCAGAAAACTACTGCACAAGTGAACCCTTTTTCTCAGCTTATGAAAGACTGATTGGTTCAGAGTATGACGCTCTTATACTACTCACTGACTACCAAACAGCTAAAAAAAAGCAGCCATTAAAGCTACAAATTATTAAATTTAAGTATCTCAAAAAAAATCAGATAGCTGATTATCGGCTTTGCCAAATTGCTAAAAAGCATCGGGAATGGCTGGTGACAGAAAACGAAGCTTGGGCGCAGAAGGTATTCCGATTTTTAGCCTATGTAAATCAAAGTGATTGGCGTGCAAAACAGCTACTTCGTTTGCTTGAGTGCCTACAAGATTCCGCATCTGTGCAGCGTTGTATTCAGCAAGCTTATATAGACTTTCAAAAAGTCAATAAAAAACGTATTGCCAAAGATGCTGAACCACTTCCCACGTCAGATATTGAATCTTTACAAAAGATAAACTCTATTCAACCTTTCTATCTTGGTGTTATCGATGCTGCTGATAATTGGGTAATCGAGACGCAGAAAGACTTTGCACGATTCCCGAATAGCAATGAGTGGGCGCGTATTTTGACAAGTTCATTAGATGGTCAAATTGGTATGAGTCCTGCATTACAGTGGCGGTATAATTTCAGTCGCGTTTTCGGAGTTCCTCAACCCGCAGAGGACGATCTGAGCCTGGTTGTAGAGACTCAGTGAAGAATAGTTACAGAGTTTGAGGTGCGATGACAGTTTGTGAATAAGGAGGGGAGGAGAAGCGATCGCATAGCCTCAGAAAAGCGATCGCTCTCCTTCCCAATCCGCCACTACAAGCGTTCACCCGTCTAGACTGAGACTCTTAAGAGAGTATCCGCTAAGTCATCAAACTTGGATAAAGCCACTGCAAATAATTGCGGTGAGGACATTTAATTTAGAATAATTTGGTCTGCACTGTCATCTACGACGGACGAACGAAATATGCCTCGCCGCGACGACCTCCACAAAATTCTGCTCTTGGGTTCTGGCCCGATTGTCATTGGACAAGCCAGTGAGTTTGACTACTCCGGTACTCAAGCGTGTAAGGCACTTCGGGAAGAACGCTACGAAGTGGTGCTGGTGAACTCTAACCCAGCCAGTATCATGACTGACCCCGAAACCGCTGACCGTACCTACGTTGAGCCATTGACACCGGAAATTGTGGAGAAGGTCATCGAAAAAGAACGACCCGATGCCCTATTGCCCACAATGGGGGGACAAACCGCCCTCAACCTCGCTGTTGCTCTAGCGAAAAATGGGGTACTAGAGAAGTATGGCGTCGAGTTGATTGGAGCCAAACTCCCAGCCATTGAGATGGCAGAAGACCGCCAGTTGTTCAAAGAAGCGATGGAGCGAATTGGGGTCGCCGTCTGTCCTTCGGGCATTGTCAATAATATGGATGAAGCCAAAGAAATTGCCCGACAAATTGGCTCTTATCCCCTAATTATTCGTCCCGCCTTTACTCTGGGTGGCACGGGAGGCGGTATTGCCTACAACCAGGAAGAATACGAAGAAATGGCACAGGTTGGTATAGATGCCTCCCCCATGTCGCAAATCTTGGTAGAAAAGTCGCTCTTAGGCTGGAAAGAGTACGAGCTAGAAGTGATGCGCGACTTGGCGGATAACGTCGTGATTATCTGCTCGATTGAAAACATCGACCCGATGGGGATTCACACGGGCGACTCCATCACCGTTGCTCCGGCCCAAACCTTAACCGATAAAGAATACCAACGGCTGCGGGATGCCTCGATTAAAATCATCCGCGAAATTGGTGTAGAAACTGGAGGGTCTAACATTCAGTTTGCCGTCAATCCCGTGACCGGGGAATTGATTGTGATTGAAATGAACCCTCGCGTTTCTCGCAGTTCCGCCCTTGCCTCCAAGGCGACAGGGTTCCCCATCGCTAAGATGGCGGCAAAACTAGCCGTCGGCTACACCTTGGATGAAATCCCCAACGACATCACCAAAAAAACACCCGCTTCGTTTGAACCCACGATTGACTATGTGGTGACGAAAGTCCCCCGCTTTGCCTTTGAGAAGTTCCCCGGTGCCGAACCTGTACTCACCACACAAATGAAGTCGGTTGGGGAAGCCATGGCGATTGGGCGCACGTTCCAAGAGTCGTTCCAGAAAGCGCTGAGGTCGCTGGAAACCGGTCGTGCGGGTTGGGGTTGCGATAAAGCGGAAAAGCTGCCTTCCCTGGAACAAATTCGCGCAGGCTTAAGAACTCCCAATCCAGAGCGGATCTTCACGGTGCGTCATGCCATGCAGATGGGGATGACGGTGGAGGAAGTCTATGAACTCACCAACATTGACCCTTGGTTTTTGGATAAGTTTGAGCAGTTACTGGAAACCGAAAAATCCCTGAAGCGGACTCCCTTAAAGCAGTTGACAAAAGAGCAATTATGGGATATTAAGCGCCAAGGATTTAGCGATCGCCAAATTGCCTTCGCCACCAAAACCACGGAAGATGAGGTTCGCGCTTACCGCAAGAGTCTGGGCATTGTACCCGTTTACAAGGTTGTGGATACTTGTGCGGCGGAGTTTGAAGCCTTCACCCCCTACTATTACTCTACCTACGAGGAAGAAACGGAGGTGTTACCCTCCGATAGGCGCAAAGTGATGATTTTGGGGGGTGGCCCGAACCGAATTGGGCAAGGCATTGAGTTTGATTATTGTTGCTGTCACGCCTCCTATGCTCTCAGTAAACAGGGGTTTGAGACAATTATGGTCAACTCCAACCCAGAGACGGTTTCGACCGATTATGATACGAGCGATCGCCTTTACTTTGAACCCCTAACCAAAGAAGACGTTCTCAACATCATCGAAACGGAACAACCCGAAGGCATCATCATTCAGTTTGGCGGTCAAACACCCCTGAAACTAGCGGTACCCTTGCAAGAATTTTTGCGCCGTCCTGATATCCAAGCGGCACTCCCAACCAAGATTTGGGGGACTTCGCCGGACTCGATTGATATTGCAGAAGACCGAGAAAAGTTTGAGAAAATTCTGCGTAAGCTAGACATCAAACAGCCCCCCAATGGTGCGGCCCGGAGTTACTCAGAAGCCTTGGATGTGGCTAAGCGCATTAGTTATCCCGTTGTGGTACGTCCTTCTTATGTATTAGGAGGACGGGCGATGGAAATTGTCTATTCCGACATGGAATTGGAACGGTACATGACTTTTGCCGTACAGGTTGAGCCAGAACATCCGATTCTGATTGACAAGTTCCTGGAAAACGCCGTTGAAGTGGATGTGGATGCGATCGCAGACCATACGGGTCGTGTGGTGATTGGTGGCATTATGGAGCATATCGAGCAGGCGGGGATTCACTCGGGTGACTCCGCTTGCTCCCTCCCCTCCGTCTCCCTCCCCCCAACCGTCTTGGACAAAATTCGCACATGGACGGTAGAGTTGGCGAAGGAACTCAAAGTAATTGGGTTGATGAATATCCAGTTTGCGGTGGTAGGACTCCAAGGGTATGAGCCGCAAGTTTACATCCTAGAAGCCAACCCTAGAGCGTCGCGTACCATTCCTTATGTCTCGAAGGCAACAGGGGTACCTCTCGCAGGACTCGCTTCTCGCATTATGTCCGGTGAAACTCTAGAATCCCTAGGATTGACTCAGGAACCCATAATCAAGCACGTTGCCGTTAAGGAAGCCGTGTTACCGTTTGAGAAATTTGCGGGTACGGACGTGATTTTGGGGCCAGAAATGCGCTCCACGGGCGAGGTGATGGGGATTGATGTAGACTTTGGTAAGGCATTTGCCAAGGCTGAATTAGCCGCTAGTCAGAAGTTGCCCCTATCTGGTACTGTGTTTGTCTCAACCAGCGATCGCGATAAGACCAGTGTGGTTCCGGTGGTGAAAGACTTTATCGCCTTAGGCTTCCATGTTGTCGCCACGGAAGGAACAAGACACGCCCTGAAGGAGCATGGGATCGATGTTGAGTTAGTCCTCAAACTCCATGAAGGTCGTCCTCATGTGCTCGATTGGATTAAAAATAAACAGATTCAGCTCATTATCAACACACCGTCTGGGGAAGAGGCACGAGTGGATGGGCGGTTAATTCGTCGCAGTTCCTTGGCTTACAAAGTTCCCATTATCACCACGATTGCGGGGGCGAAGGCGACAGCGGCGGCTATTCGCTCATTGCAGTCCCAACCCCTGGAGGTGAAGGCGTTACAGGACTATATTTATTGATAAGGTTCTGAGGGCGCGTTGGCGTGAACACTACGCCAACGCGCAACGCTGGGAAAAAAACCTAACAATAGATGCCAAATCCCTAACATTGCTACAATTAAGTCGCTCCTGACCTCAGAAGCTGAACTATTCAACATCACAAGTTGAATGAGGCGGCTTAAGCTCACTGCTGAAAAACTTATCGGCTGTAGTTAAAGAGATGAGCCAGCCGAGCTGTTAATCTGAGGATAATAAAATTTCACCGGCAAAATCCCAGCCTGATGCCCTAGCTGTGCGGACTGGCAAGAAGACAGCCCAAGAAGTTATTTCCTTGGGAGGATTTAAAATTTGTGTCTAAAGAAAATCAATCAACCAAGCGTAAACGAGGTGTGATCTTAACGGTTCAAGGTTGGAATCGCCTGCAAACCGCCAAGCGGCAGTCAGAAATGCAAGAAAATGCGGGCAACGTCTATACTTTGGAAGAGTTGCGCGATCGCACGAGCTTGAGTATTAATACACTCACGCGCATACAACGCCGCGAAATTGCAGTCGATCGACACAGCATCGAATCGTTCTTCAGCGCCTTTAAGCTTAAACTCAACCCCAGTGACTACACGAAGCAGGAGCGCGAAAATTTAGAGAATCAGCAGAGAGTTACCCTCAAAGGTCAAGTCCCTCTCAATTCTCCCTTTTATGTAGAGCGTCCCCCCATTGAGCTGTTGGGTTACGAGACGATTTTACAGCCGGGAGCGTTGATTCGGATCAAAGCGCCCAAGCAGATGGGGAAAACCTCGCTGATGGCTAGGATTCTCTCCTCGGCGCGAAGGCAAGGTTATAAAACCGTGACCTTAAGTTTCCAATTGGCGGATGCAAGCGTGTTCTCCAATTTAACTCGTTTTCTCCAGTGGTTTTGTGCGATTGTGAGTCGGAATTTAGGTGTTCCCAATCAACTAGCTGAGTATTGGGATGATATCTTCGGCAGCAATTATAACTGCACGGATTACTTTGAGAATTACTTGTTAGCTCAAATTAATAGCCCCATCGTCTTGGCCTTAGACGAAGTGGATGTGGTGTTTAATTACCCAGAAATTGCCACCGACTTTTTTGGCTTGCTGCGAGCTTGGTATGAGAAAGCTAAGTATGGAGATGAAAGTAGCGATGCTTGGCAAAAACTGCGGTTATTAGTCGTGCATTCCACAGAAGTTTATATTCCGCTCAACATCAATCAATCCCCTTTTAATGTGGGTTTTTCGGTGGAGTTGCCAGAGTTTACGGCTGAGCAAGTCAAAGATTTAGCAACCCGATATGAAC harbors:
- the carB gene encoding carbamoyl-phosphate synthase large subunit; the protein is MPRRDDLHKILLLGSGPIVIGQASEFDYSGTQACKALREERYEVVLVNSNPASIMTDPETADRTYVEPLTPEIVEKVIEKERPDALLPTMGGQTALNLAVALAKNGVLEKYGVELIGAKLPAIEMAEDRQLFKEAMERIGVAVCPSGIVNNMDEAKEIARQIGSYPLIIRPAFTLGGTGGGIAYNQEEYEEMAQVGIDASPMSQILVEKSLLGWKEYELEVMRDLADNVVIICSIENIDPMGIHTGDSITVAPAQTLTDKEYQRLRDASIKIIREIGVETGGSNIQFAVNPVTGELIVIEMNPRVSRSSALASKATGFPIAKMAAKLAVGYTLDEIPNDITKKTPASFEPTIDYVVTKVPRFAFEKFPGAEPVLTTQMKSVGEAMAIGRTFQESFQKALRSLETGRAGWGCDKAEKLPSLEQIRAGLRTPNPERIFTVRHAMQMGMTVEEVYELTNIDPWFLDKFEQLLETEKSLKRTPLKQLTKEQLWDIKRQGFSDRQIAFATKTTEDEVRAYRKSLGIVPVYKVVDTCAAEFEAFTPYYYSTYEEETEVLPSDRRKVMILGGGPNRIGQGIEFDYCCCHASYALSKQGFETIMVNSNPETVSTDYDTSDRLYFEPLTKEDVLNIIETEQPEGIIIQFGGQTPLKLAVPLQEFLRRPDIQAALPTKIWGTSPDSIDIAEDREKFEKILRKLDIKQPPNGAARSYSEALDVAKRISYPVVVRPSYVLGGRAMEIVYSDMELERYMTFAVQVEPEHPILIDKFLENAVEVDVDAIADHTGRVVIGGIMEHIEQAGIHSGDSACSLPSVSLPPTVLDKIRTWTVELAKELKVIGLMNIQFAVVGLQGYEPQVYILEANPRASRTIPYVSKATGVPLAGLASRIMSGETLESLGLTQEPIIKHVAVKEAVLPFEKFAGTDVILGPEMRSTGEVMGIDVDFGKAFAKAELAASQKLPLSGTVFVSTSDRDKTSVVPVVKDFIALGFHVVATEGTRHALKEHGIDVELVLKLHEGRPHVLDWIKNKQIQLIINTPSGEEARVDGRLIRRSSLAYKVPIITTIAGAKATAAAIRSLQSQPLEVKALQDYIY
- the dcm gene encoding DNA (cytosine-5-)-methyltransferase: MDTVKGQKRSISQPTITKTVELFCGIGGFRIAAEERNIRTIWANDICPKACKVYRNCFGDAELRQGDIHELVNEIPSHDLLTAGFPCQPFSSAGKKKGVRDPRGNLFEVIVDVLHRHKPSFFILENVKRLLSMEEGTHFAKILSRLASLDYTIEWRLVNALHFGLPQNRQRVVIVGALDSDTQEDVPSIRLASSQNLSELPESSIKTLTHFENWADIEAHNKRFPTWGIAKAGQFFGFDLAQFFNAMPIVPLRTVLESNVDTQFDFTESTLQRLKDSTSVNDFVQGVQILYNQVGGARMGYTVFGIDGVAPTLTSTTSRHYERYKIGHQYRRLTNVEYARIQGFPDEHCAGISIYDQYPLFGNAVPPPLVGWVMDCVLQNRLAVMTTPKFEQLSLFSIPNAF
- a CDS encoding AAA-like domain-containing protein, encoding MSKENQSTKRKRGVILTVQGWNRLQTAKRQSEMQENAGNVYTLEELRDRTSLSINTLTRIQRREIAVDRHSIESFFSAFKLKLNPSDYTKQERENLENQQRVTLKGQVPLNSPFYVERPPIELLGYETILQPGALIRIKAPKQMGKTSLMARILSSARRQGYKTVTLSFQLADASVFSNLTRFLQWFCAIVSRNLGVPNQLAEYWDDIFGSNYNCTDYFENYLLAQINSPIVLALDEVDVVFNYPEIATDFFGLLRAWYEKAKYGDESSDAWQKLRLLVVHSTEVYIPLNINQSPFNVGFSVELPEFTAEQVKDLATRYELNWTDKQVEQLMALSGGNPYLVQLALHHISGEEITLEQLLETAIAEDGLYSDYLRRQLWNLKQYPELVSALTQVVKSQSAVELEPVQAFKLQSMGLVRGHNQRVVPSCALYRQYFSDRLSRLQLNLIQESRLATIVFTDAVNFEANLNTNPERTQTQLYQDFQLITQLAQQFEGQLLKSFGATLLIYFPSALNAVNCAQEIQLALRQTAEPSIEPLLTYRIGIHLGEVIFSYSDIIGTGIKIAQRLQAEAPSGGICISQTVYEAVKNFLPLQPINLGQREFEGIEEPISLYQLDV